In one Rhopalosiphum padi isolate XX-2018 chromosome 3, ASM2088224v1, whole genome shotgun sequence genomic region, the following are encoded:
- the LOC132926067 gene encoding uncharacterized protein LOC132926067, producing MDHTQNSNPTHCQSNYQNTDIFTLKTCLKLTKGRKNVLERDVSKYDTIKYEVRDLQLKLEDLLKTTTETKKCFEHSQNDVNCDLEAITLKYKGILNKVDELEQNNKELRSNIRFNTSKELLMVEKFKKMEYLNVKTSECNTKLQNKIHNEKECELSLKRLQCDLEEVIDCRTGETNKLRCILTNKEAASWLENQTLIKMQQQNTVHDRAAEEIITEYRARKLELEGFIKAAQEQLTRDDQALKAAHEEMVDTSSTVAEWKIRAEKVTKAFYELKVTYEAEICCAQSVLTEHERERVQLTKQLLDTSSKLNCMVIRNRHLKADVKAMIERSENMVVKIERLEQRKFHDRIGLDVQRTKFDDKTMLQEEIKIIKWHKLAAVKNEVDALKWACESRKQVIEDAKRKLDKSTDTSTVGTLFAMDEFINKFGLPRKLITDRGTYFTSRRFENYCESHGVTHILNSTRRPQANSQVERINSTTLAMLISQAEEEPRFELGRLRELLTTTEEWVCPPDLWEEARKEIIQSKERVKSAYDKHRHNQTKYTVCEVVVMTRVPVSRDESIKLQERYRRPLVVTEVLSNDIYRVAQLAEDNRRHFATTAHVSQLKSWKIGKEEADVTEERMTP from the exons ATGGATCATACACAAAATTCAAATCCTACACACTGTCAATCAAATTATCAAAACACGGATATTTTCACActaaaaacatgtttaaaacTCACAAAAGGACGAAAAAATGTGTTGGAAAGGGATGTAAGCAAATAtgacacaataaaatatgaggTGAGAGATTTGCAACTTAAATTAGAAGATCTCTTGAAAACTACAacagaaacaaaaaaatgtttcgaACATTCTCAAAATGATGTAAATTGTGATTTAGAAGCGATAACATTGAAGTATAAAGGAATATTGAATAAGGTAGATgaattagaacaaaataataaagagTTGCGATCCAATATACGGTTTAATACATCTAAAGAACTACTTATGGtagaaaaatttaagaaaatggaATATCTTAATGTAAAAACGTCGGAATGCAATACtaaacttcaaaataaaattcataatgaaaaa GAATGTGAACTGTCGCTGAAACGGCTACAGTGTGACTTAGAGGAAGTTATCGACTGTAGAACAGGTGAAACAAATAAGTTACGTTGTATCTTGACCAACAAAGAGGCAGCATCGTGGTTAGAAAACCAAACACTGATCAAAATGCAGCAACAAAATACTGTCCATGATCGAGCCGCCGAAGAAATAATCACCGAGTACCGGGCCCGAAAATTGGAACTGGAGGGGTTCATTAAAGCAGCACAGGAGCAACTGACTCGGGACGACCAGGCCCTGAAAGCTGCTCACGAAGAAATGGTTGATACAAGTTCCACAGTGGCGGAATGGAAAATCAGGGCTGAAAAAGTGACCAAAGCGTTCTATGAACTGAAAGTGACTTACGAGGCTGAAATTTGCTGTGCGCAGTCCGTGCTAACGGAACACGAAAGAGAACGCGTTCAGCTGACTAAACAGTTGTTAGATACATCGAGTAAACTTAATTGTATGGTGATTAGAAACCGTCATTTAAAGGCTGACGTAAAAGCCATGATCGAGCGATCTGAAAATATGGTAGTCAAGATCGAGCGACTAGAACAGCGCAAGTTCCACGACCGCATAGGACTTGATGTTCAAAGGACAAAATTCGATGATAAAACGATGCTCCAAGAGGAAATAAAGATCATTAAGTGGCACAAACTCGCAGCAGTCAAAAACGAAGTGGATGCGTTGAAATGGGCTTGTGAAAGCCGTAAACAGGTTATCGAAGATGCCAAGCGAAAACTTGACAAGT CCACTGATACTAGCACGGTAGGGACGCTATTTGCCATGGATGAGTTCATAAACAAGTTTGGTCTGCCTAGGAAGCTGATTACGGATCGAGGTACCTATTTTACGTCTCGTAGGTTTGAGAACTACTGCGAGTCACATGGAGTTACGCACATTCTCAATTCGACCCGTAGGCCACAAGCGAATAGTCAAGTGGAGAGAATTAACAGCACCACCCTAGCCATGTTAATATCGCAAGCTGAAGAAGA ACCACGATTCGAGTTAGGTCGACTAAGAGAACTATTAACCACCACAGAAGAGTGGGTCTGTCCACCTGATCTCTGGGAAGAAGCGAGGAAAGAAATTATTCAATCCAAAGAACGCGTTAAATCTGCTTACGACAAACATAGGCACAACCAGACTAAGTACACTGTTTGTGAGGTGGTGGTCATGACAAGAGTGCCGGTATCAAGAGACGAATCTATCAAACTCCAAGAACGGTACCGCAGACCTTTGGTAGTTACAGAAGTTTTGTCTAATGACATTTATAGAGTAGCACAGCTTGCTGAGGATAACAGACGGCACTTTGCAACTACAGCGCACGTCTCTCAGTTGAAGTCTTGGAAAATTGGGAAGGAAGAAGCAGATGTGACTGAAGAAAGGATGACACCATAA
- the LOC132927161 gene encoding uncharacterized protein LOC132927161, which translates to MSRKNLEEFIDLYKSYPCLWQTKSKLYHDRPLREAAYKVLVEKLKEFEPDANKDLVVKKINNLRSSVRKEKKKYEASVKSGASSDDVYRPKLWYYDMMNFLNDQDTPRESTSNLDTQDESISEIGIDENLENEVEGIDSVNSTVERSDIVNPPRAEKSKKNDAKLTTEVLLSVRDHFKRPKIEEDRFDVISKGFAMRLKELEKRQRIIAEKLINDILFEAEMGSLTLNHKFTTAAETTSSFYSRNHSSNSNFSTNSNLSSNSSFSENGVYVYQENDDFAGNTTNQHQTQPENAACYITNFMNSLEN; encoded by the exons atgagccGTAAGAATTTGGaagaatttatagatttatataaatcatatccATGTCTGTGGCAAACAAAATCTAAGCTTTACCATGACCGCCCACTAAGAGAAGCGGCTTACAAAGTAttagtagaaaaattaaaagaatttgAACCAGATGCGAACAAGGATTTagtggtaaaaaaaatcaacaatttaaGAAGCAGCGtccgaaaagaaaaaaaaaaatatgaagctTCTGTCAAGTCAGGAGCTTCTTCTGACGATGTTTATCGGCCAAAATTGTGGTATTATGATATGATGAACTTTCTAAATGACCAAGATACGCCTCGAGAATCAACATCAAATTTGGACACACAAGATGAAAGCATATCTGAG ATTGGAATAGATGAAAATCTGGAAAATGAAGTAGAAGGAATCGACTCGGTAAATTCGACAGTTGAGCGATCAGATATCGTTAATCCACCAAGGgcagaaaaatctaaaaaaaacgaTGCAAAGTTAACTACTGAGGTGTTGCTGTCGGTGCGTGATCATTTTAAACGACCAAAAATAGAAGAAGATCGGTTTGACGTTATTTCAAAAGGTTTTGCTATGAGATTGAAGGAATTGGAAAAAAGGCAGCGAATCATTGCTGAAAAGTTGATTAATGATATCCTTTTTGAGGCTGAAATGGGTAGCTTGACATTAAACCATAAGTTCACAACAGCAGCAGAAACTACATCAAGCTTTTACTCGCGAAATCATAGttcaaattccaattttagTACAAATTCTAATTTGAGTTCAAATTCCAGTTTTTCTGAAAATGGTGTCTACGTGTATCAAGAAAATGATGATTTTGCTGGCAACACAACTAATCAACATCAAACTCAACCAGAAAATGCTGCTtgttatataactaattttatgaACTCGCTTGAAAACTAa
- the LOC132927160 gene encoding uncharacterized protein LOC132927160, producing MSALNDDAIALVGLALILKNKKQKKREKWTKDWLLKRKTYSHVNLLNELRFEPLDFKNYLRMDEDTYRNLLSMVAPLIQKQDTVMRKSISPHERLAVTLRFLATGRTYEDLKYTSVISSQALGKIIPETCDALYRVLRKEYLRFPTTEKEWKDIAQLFEGRWNFPHCIGALDGKHINIVPPAGSGSEFFNYKGHHSMVLLGLVNANYQFLLADFGTNGRHSDGGVLQNTTFFEKLLNEELNIPFADNIEGSSNQLPYVFVCDDAFPLRTDMLKPFRQSHLDCYEKKIFNYRLSRARRIVENAFGILANRFRIFHTQINIEPKKIEKIVMASCALHNFLIVNSPTSYAPQKCFYQEDIANGSITTLGYNVENSNMHSLDRRNSGNIANRAKQVREDFMNYFCNEGTVPWQNKFIA from the exons ATGTCAGCCCTAAATGACGACGCCATAGCTTTGGTAGGCTTAGCTCTaattcttaaaaacaaaaaacaaaaaaaacgcgAAAAATGGACCAAAGATTGGCTCTTAAAACGAAAAACCTACAGCCAtgtcaatttattaaatgaattgAGATTCGAACCACtggatttcaaaaattatttacgaaTGGACGAGGATACTTATCGTAATCTTCTGTCAATGGTTGCGcctttaatacaaaaacaagACACTGTAATGCGTAAAAGTATTTCTCCGCATGAGAGGTTAGCAGTTACCCTAAGGTTCCTCGCAACTGGAAGGACTTACGAAGACTTAAAATACACTTCAGTTATTTCATCTCAAGCACTTGGAAAAATTATTCCAGAGACCTGTGATGCTTTGTACCGAGTGCTACGTAAGGAATATTTAAGG tttcctACAACTGAAAAAGAATGGAAAGACATTGCACAATTATTCGAGGGACGTTGGAACTTTCCACACTGTATTGGTGCGCTCGACGGAAAGCACATAAATATTGTTCCACCAGCTGGAAGTGGATCCGAATTTTTCAATTACAAAGGCCACCATAGTATGGTTCTCTTAGGATTAGTAAATGCAAATTATCAATTTCTATTGGCAGATTTTGGAACAAATGGCAGACATTCTGATGGGGGCGTTCTTCAGAATACAACGTTTTTCGAAAAACTACTAAATGAAGAATTAAACATTCCTTTCGCAGACAACATTGAGGGAAGTTCCAATCAATTACCATATGTTTTTGTTTGCGATGATGCCTTTCCGTTACGAACTGATATGCTTAAACCGTTTCGACAATCACATTTGgattgttatgaaaaaaaaatatttaattacaggtTAAGTCGCGCACGACGAATCGTGGAAAATGCGTTCGGAATATTGGCAAATCGATTTCGTATTTTCcatacacaaattaatattgaaccaaaaaaaatcgaaaaaattgtAATGGCATCATGTGCATTACATAACTTTCTCATTGTAAATTCTCCTACTTCATACGCgcctcaaaaatgtttttaccaaGAAGACATAGCAAACGGAAGTATAACTACGCTTGGATACAACGTTGAAAATAGTAATATGCATAGTTTAGATCGTCGTAACTCGGGGAATATTGCAAATAGGGCAAAACAAGTACGagaagattttatgaattatttctgTAATGAAGGCACCGTGCCATGGCAAAATAAGTTTATCgcgtaa
- the LOC132926069 gene encoding zinc finger BED domain-containing protein 4-like, producing MASSTNQLYKKRSNVWNHFTLTNGNMAKCNYCNEKKSFSGGSTGNLLRHIKTKHVIVPLQRSTPQVAEESNSEYLDNPQPSTSASQSTSAIVHSSTTFSSSIIQNKNSYQSSIANFIHRPLPLCKSVSIDHQLIKMIVKEKTVSNSLLPQMYEMVVQRVKDKLKNVSAVCLPTDGWTSRNNENFLAVTAHFIDPDNVTELSSVLLACTSFEDSHTADNLALFLKNTVDEWGLSQRITVVVSDNAANIKSAIEKCNWRRLSCFAHDINLIVHCGLGKIEPVVTKIKDIVSYFKRSSHALAKLQEYQKQTGNPILKLKQDCPTRWNSTFDMFDRILRIKEPIIATLAILNNSITPNEWQVVDKSKELLKIFYDATVEISAEKNISISKKIIMVRAMFKVTQTFINDTNLPREVLNMANTLKEKMMIRFDRIEDNLLNAQASVLDPRFKKHGFINEDKYNRTISQLRNKLQSSIRTEQLDLPQQSSSSTPQYSNSAIWGDFDKSVVNAIGGNNSTAAGIIELDKYLNEQIISRHENPLLWWSERQKVYPRLYEIVKTRLCIIATSVPCERLFSKAGQYEDIVTNLSEALGLGRETISKTIAEYRRTNTVTSPNKKRIKASLFDNIDDLDRNRLRQKVHSFWLRRELPTIDKILFAVNEDPSLPNFKRTTLYSTIKKLDFVFEKRKKEGRQIYYLDETWLNAGDCVDCVWKDNTVLSKYDAFNKGLTTGSTNSTGKGKRLIILHIGSDKGFFSRWFIML from the exons ATGGCTTCATCAACAAATCAATTGTACAAAAAACGTAGCAATGTGTGGAATCATTTCACACTTACAAATGGGAATATGGCAAAATGCAACtattgtaatgaaaaaaaaagtttttctgGGGGATCAACAGGCAATCTTTTAAGGCACATAAAGACAAAGCATGTCATAGTTCCACTGCAAAGATCAACACCACag GTAGCAGAGGAATCAAACTCTGAGTACCTTGACAATCCACAACCATCGACATCCGCTTCTCAATCTACATCTGCAATAGTTCATTCTTCTACAACATTTTCGTCTtcaataattcaaaacaaaaatagttatcAATCATCTATAGCAAATTTCATTCATCGACCTCTGCCATTGTGTAAATCTGTATCAATTGAccatcaattaataaaaatgatagtaaaAGA AAAAACAGTTTCTAATAGTTTATTGCCCCAAATGTATGAGATGGTTGTCCAAAGagtaaaagataaattaaaaaatgtatctgcAGTATGTCTTCCAACTGATGGATGGACATCAAGgaataatgaaaattttttgGCAGTAACTGCTCATTTCATAGATCCAGATAATGTCACTGAATTATCTTCAGTTTTGTTAGCATGTACTAGTTTTGAAGATAGTCATACAGCTGATAATTTAgctttgtttttgaaaaataccgTAGATGAGTGGGGATTGAGTCAGCGTATAACTGTTGTAGTATCAGACAATGCTGCAAATATTAAAAGTGCAATTGAAAAATGCAATTGGAGACGGTTGTCATGTTTTGCGCATGATATCAATTTGATTGTTCATTGTGGATTGGGTAAAATTGAGCCTGttgtaacaaaaattaaagacaTTGTATCTTACTTTAAAAGAAGTTCTCATGCATTAGCTAAATTGCAGGAATATCAAAAACAAACCGGAAATccaattttaaagttgaaacaaGATTGCCCAACACGGTGGAACTCAACTTTTGATATGTTCGATAGAATATTGAGAATAAAGGAGCCAATAATTGCAACATTAGCCATTTTAAACAACTCCATTACTCCAAATGAATGGCAAGTTGTAGATAAATCAAAAGAGttgttgaaaattttttatgatgcCACTGTTGAAATAAgtgcagaaaaaaatatttcaatatcaaaaaaaataattatggtaaGAGCTATGTTTAAAGTTACACAGACATTTATAAATGACACAAATTTACCCAGAGAAGTGCTGAATATGGCCAATACTTTAAAAGAAAAGATGATGATTAGGTTTGACAGAATTGAAGACAATTTACTTAATGCTCAAGCTTCAGTTCTGGATCCTAGATTCAAAAAACATGGATTTATTAATGAGGACAAATATAATAGGACTATATCCCAACTTCGTAATAAATTACAAAGCAGCATAAGAACAGAGCAGTTAGATTTACCTCAACAGTCATCTTCTTCAACACCTCAGTATTCCAACTCGGCCATCTGGGGAGATTTTGACAAGTCTGTGGTTAATGCTATCGGTGGAAATAATTCTACAGCAGCAGGAATTATTGAGCTAGACAAATATTTGAATGAACAAATTATCAGTAGACATGAAAATCCACTACTCTGGTGGTCAGAGCGACAAAAAGTTTACCCACGACTCTATGAAATAGTTAAAACTCGTCTTTGTATCATAGCCACATCCGTTCCATGTGAAAGGTTATTTTCAAAGGCAGGACAG TACGAAGATATTGTTACTAATTTGTCAGAGGCCTTGGGATTAGGACGTGAGACAATTAGTAAAACTATCGCTGAATACAGACGTACTAATACGGTTACATCTCCCAACAAAAAGCGTATTAAGGCGTCTCTCTTCGACAACATTGATGATTTGGATCGCAATAGATTACGGCAAAAAGTTCATTCATTTTGGTTGCGTCGTGAACTACCTACAatcgacaaaatattatttgcagtGAACGAAGATCCATCGCTTCCTAATTTCAAACGTACTACTTTGTACAGCACCATCAAAAAATTGGATTTCGTGttcgaaaaaagaaaaaag GAAGGtcgacaaatttattatttggacGAGACGTGGTTGAATGCAGGAGATTGTGTGGACTGCGTGTGGAAGGACAATACTGTTCTTTCCAAATACGACGCGTTCAACAAAGGACTAACGACCGGGTCGACCAACTCAACTGGCAAGGGCAAGCGGCTCATAATACTCCATATTGGTTCGGACAAAGGTTTTTTTTCCAGGTGGTTTATTATGCTCTGA